In one Oryza glaberrima chromosome 2, OglaRS2, whole genome shotgun sequence genomic region, the following are encoded:
- the LOC127763618 gene encoding uncharacterized protein LOC127763618 yields MYLLLKHCLKLKLKRGSVRTDNKLLYELLLGSRSVNANDSTYRIIQLLRILIAKFEVLIPCWVPRELLFVADGIARVIKDFEANLLEGQHINDEAVKIEAKRSVMQFLASYSDQFQGSAVFRFPNSKFFNRFLQESKNKLIGFSEEEMKEFLSRVEHTFYLNVGNEEGAKFKVVNELLETLRRFSFSVIISSEEMKNVSAKNFIDDLYGRFETDHHQMDCCTIHNFLCLENSLPGKKKKLVVVAGSDVLEDCYADSRACSIILSLPHEVQKLEMRGIIEVNVETFAFFNGAVFDTTRLYDKKSRKK; encoded by the exons ATGTATCTTCTCCTCAAACATTGCCTTAAGTTGAAACTGAAAAGAGGTTCAGTCCGGACTGACAACAAACTCCTGTATGAGTTGCTGCTTGGGTCCCGCTCTGTAAATGCAAATGACAGTACCTATAGGATAATTCAGTTGCTGAGGATTTTGATAGCAAAGTTCGAGGTGCTGATTCCTTGTTGGGTTCCTAGAGAACTTCTCTTTGTCGCTGATGGAATAGCAAGGGTTATTAAAGATTTTGAAGCTAATCTGCTTGAAGGCCAACACATAAATGATGAAGCTGTGAAAATTGAGGCTAAAAGATCCGTGATGCAATTCTTGGCCAGTTACTCTGATCAGTTCCAAGGATCAGCTGTTTTCAGATTTCCaaactcaaaatttttcaaTCGTTTTCTACAAGAATCTA agaataaattGATAGGGTTCTCAGAGGAGGAAATGAAAGAATTCCTGTCTAGGGTAGAACACACCTTCTATCTCAATGTGGGTAATGAAGAAGGTGCAAAGTTTAAGGTTGTGAATGAGTTACTGGAAACCCTCCGTCGTTTCTCTTTCTCGGTGATTATTAGCTCAGAGGAAATGAAGAATGTGTCTGCCAAGAATTTTATCGATGATCTCTATGGTAGATTTGAGACTGATCACCACCAGATGGACTGTTGCACAATTCACAACTTCCTTTGCTTAGAAAATTCTCTgccaggaaagaaaaagaagctaGTTGTGGTTGCTGGCAGCGATGTTCTAGAGGACTGTTATGCAGATTCTCGTGCTTGTTCTATTATTCTCTCTCTGCCACATGAAGTTCAGAAGCTGGAAATGCGTGGTATAATTGAGGTTAACGTTGAAACCTTCGCTTTCTTTAATGGAG CTGTATTTGATACAACGAGGCTGTATGACAAGAAGTCACGAAAGAAGTGA